In Nyctibius grandis isolate bNycGra1 chromosome 6, bNycGra1.pri, whole genome shotgun sequence, a single genomic region encodes these proteins:
- the ATOH1 gene encoding transcription factor ATOH1, which produces MSLPRGAWAGGGREPGAPEPSRGPEAGSCGCGFAPGWLGVCCAARLPAASPRYLLPGEEDEEAAAEGSAARNGGSSPGGARGTAAGGGRPRGGGGPGLRAQVSGVQKQRRLAANARERRRMHGLNHAFDQLRNVIPSFNNDKKLSKYETLQMAQIYISALAELLHSPAAPPDTPGKAEHRGAPFEPPCAAVAGPPPAPPAPQPGPPRASPPGHGRTRFPPPPAAGGYSVQLDPLHFPSFAEGALMGQRAPSPALLMPQPGQPPQERSKTSPRSHRSDGEFSPRSHYSDSDEAS; this is translated from the coding sequence ATGAGCCTGCCGCGCGGCGCCTGGGCCGGGGGTGGCCGCGAGCCGGGGGCGCCCGAGCCATCGCGGGGGCCGGAGGCGGGCAGCTGCGGCTGCGGCTTCGCCCCGGGCTGGCTGGGCGTGTGCTGCGCCGCCCGCCTGCCCGCCGCCTCGCCCCGCTACCTGCTGCCCGgggaggaggacgaggaggcGGCGGCCGAGGGAAGCGCGGCGCGGAACGGCGGGAGTAGCCCCGGCGGGGCGAGGGGcacggcggcgggcggcgggcggccgcggggcggcggcgggcccggccTGCGGGCGCAGGTGAGCGGCGTGCAGAAGCAGCGGCGGCTGGCGGCCAACGCGCGGGAGAGGCGGCGGATGCACGGGCTGAACCACGCCTTCGACCAGCTGCGCAATGTCATCCCCTCCTTCAACAACGACAAGAAGCTCTCCAAGTACGAGACGCTGCAGATGGCGCAGATCTACATCAGCGCCCTGGCcgagctgctgcacagccccgccgccccccccgaCACCCCGGGCAAGGCCGAGCACCGCGGGGCTCCCTTCGAGCCGCCCTGCGCTGCCGTGGCCGGGCCGCCGCCAGCGCCGCCGGCGCCGCAGCCTGGGCCGCCGAGAGCCTCGCCCCCCGGGCACGGCAGGACTCGcttccccccgccgccggccgcgggGGGTTACTCGGTGCAGCTCGACCCGCTGCACTTCCCCTCCTTTGCGGAGGGCGCCCTGATGGGACAGAGAGCCCCTTCCCCCGCCCTCCTCATGCCGCAGCCCGGGCAGCCGCCGCAAGAGAGGAGCAAAACGTCGCCCCGGTCCCACAGGAGCGACGGGGAGTTCTCGCCCCGATCCCACTACAGCGACTCGGACGAGGCTAGCTAG